Proteins encoded within one genomic window of Pongo pygmaeus isolate AG05252 chromosome 18, NHGRI_mPonPyg2-v2.0_pri, whole genome shotgun sequence:
- the HS3ST6 gene encoding heparan sulfate glucosamine 3-O-sulfotransferase 6 gives MAGSGGLGGGAGGGQGAGAGQGAALRASRAPLLLVVLVLGAYCLCALPGRCPPAARAPAPAPAPSEPSRSVRRPGAPGLPVASGPGRRRFPQALIVGVKKGGTRALLEFLRLHPDVRALGSEPHFFDRCYERGLAWYRSLMPRTLDGQITMEKTPSYFVTREAPRRIHAMSPDTKLIVVVRNPVTRAISDYAQMLSKTPGLPSFHALAFRHGLGPVDTAWSAVRIGLYAQHLDHWLRYFPLSHFLFVSGERLVSDPAGEVGRVQDFLGLKRVVTDKHFYFNATKGFPCLKKAQGGSRPRCLGKSKGRPHPRVPQAVVRRLQEFYRPFNRKFYQMTGQDFGWG, from the exons ATGGCAGGTAGCGGCGGCCTGGGCGGCGGGGCCGGGGGCGGCCAGGGCGCAGGGGCCGGGCAAGGGGCCGCTCTGCGGGCGTCCCGCGCGCCGCTACTGCTCGTGGTCCTGGTGCTCGGCGCCTACTGCCTCTGCGCCCTCCCTGGCCGCTGCCCGCCGGCCGCCCGCGCCCCCGCGCCGGCCCCAGCGCCCTCCGAGCCGTCCAGGTCCGTCCGTCGCCCGGGAGCACCCGGCCTGCCCGTGGCCAGCGGTCCCGGCCGCCGGCGCTTCCCGCAGGCGCTCATCGTTGGCGTGAAGAAGGGCGGCACGCGCGCCCTGCTGGAGTTCCTGCGGCTGCACCCCGACGTCCGCGCGCTGGGCTCTGAGCCCCACTTCTTCGACAGGTGCTACGAGCGCGGCCTCGCCTGGTACCG GAGTCTGATGCCCCGAACCCTGGATGGGCAGATCACCATGGAGAAGACCCCCAGCTACTTCGTGACGCGAGAGGCCCCCCGCCGCATCCACGCCATGTCCCCGGACACGAAGCTGATCGTGGTGGTGCGGAACCCCGTGACCCGGGCCATCTCCGACTACGCCCAGATGCTCTCCAAGACCCCGGGCCTGCCCAGCTTCCACGCCCTGGCCTTCCGCCACGGCCTGGGCCCCGTGGACACAGCCTGGAGCGCCGTCCGCATCGGCCTGTACGCCCAGCACCTGGACCACTGGCTGCGCTACTTCCCCCTGTCCCATTTTCTGTTTGTCAGCGGGGAGCGTCTGGTGAGCGACCCGGCCGGAGAGGTGGGCCGCGTGCAGGACTTCCTGGGCCTGAAACGGGTCGTCACGGACAAGCACTTCTACTTCAACGCCACCAAGGGCTTCCCCTGCCTCAAGAAGGCCCAGGGCGGCAGCCGTCCCCGCTGCCTGGGCAAGTCCAAGGGCCGGCCACACCCGCGCGTGCCCCAGGCCGTGGTCCGGCGCCTGCAGGAGTTCTACCGGCCCTTCAACCGCAAGTTCTACCAGATGACGGGCCAGGACTTCGGCTGGGGCTGA
- the MSRB1 gene encoding methionine-R-sulfoxide reductase B1 isoform X2: MSFCSFFGGEVFQNHFEPGVYVCAKCGYELFSSRSKYAHSSPWPAFTETIHADSVAKRPEHNRAEALKVSCGKCGNGLGHEFLNDGPKPGQSRFUIFSSSLKFVPKGKETSASQGH, translated from the exons ATGTCCTTCTGCAGCTTCTTCGGGGGCGAGGTTTTCCAGAATCACTTTGAGCCCG GCGTTTACGTGTGTGCCAAGTGTGGCTATGAGCTGTTCTCCAGCCGCTCGAAGTACGCACACTCGTCTCCATGGCCGGCGTTCACCGAGACCATTCATGCCGACAGCGTGGCCAAGCGTCCAGAGCACAATCGAGCCGAAGCCTTGAAA GTGTCCTGTGGCAAGTGTGGCAACGGGTTGGGCCACGAGTTCCTGAACGACGGCCCCAAGCCGGGGCAGTCCCGATTCTGAATATTCAGCAGCTCGCTGAAGTTTGTCCCTAAAG gcaaagaaacttctgcctcccagggtcactAG
- the MSRB1 gene encoding methionine-R-sulfoxide reductase B1 isoform X1, which translates to MSFCSFFGGEVFQNHFEPGVYVCAKCGYELFSSRSKYAHSSPWPAFTETIHADSVAKRPEHNRAEALKVSCGKCGNGLGHEFLNDGPKPGQSRFUIFSSSLKFVPKGELALHSWGQACWSLSPGWGAQCLCLSTYHDKVWGHQVTLPGNCPGSP; encoded by the exons ATGTCCTTCTGCAGCTTCTTCGGGGGCGAGGTTTTCCAGAATCACTTTGAGCCCG GCGTTTACGTGTGTGCCAAGTGTGGCTATGAGCTGTTCTCCAGCCGCTCGAAGTACGCACACTCGTCTCCATGGCCGGCGTTCACCGAGACCATTCATGCCGACAGCGTGGCCAAGCGTCCAGAGCACAATCGAGCCGAAGCCTTGAAA GTGTCCTGTGGCAAGTGTGGCAACGGGTTGGGCCACGAGTTCCTGAACGACGGCCCCAAGCCGGGGCAGTCCCGATTCTGAATATTCAGCAGCTCGCTGAAGTTTGTCCCTAAAGGTGAGCTTGCTTTGCACAGCTGGGGCCAGGCCTGTTGGTCTTTGAGCCCAGGCTGGGGGGCCCAGTGTTTATGCTTGTCCACTTACCATGACAAGGTATGGGGCCACCAAGTCACGCTGCCTGGGAACTGTCCAGGATCCCCCTGA
- the MSRB1 gene encoding methionine-R-sulfoxide reductase B1 isoform X3, with the protein MSFCSFFGGEVFQNHFEPGVYVCAKCGYELFSSRSKYAHSSPWPAFTETIHADSVAKRVLWQVWQRVGPRVPERRPQAGAVPILNIQQLAEVCP; encoded by the exons ATGTCCTTCTGCAGCTTCTTCGGGGGCGAGGTTTTCCAGAATCACTTTGAGCCCG GCGTTTACGTGTGTGCCAAGTGTGGCTATGAGCTGTTCTCCAGCCGCTCGAAGTACGCACACTCGTCTCCATGGCCGGCGTTCACCGAGACCATTCATGCCGACAGCGTGGCCAAGC GTGTCCTGTGGCAAGTGTGGCAACGGGTTGGGCCACGAGTTCCTGAACGACGGCCCCAAGCCGGGGCAGTCCCGATTCTGAATATTCAGCAGCTCGCTGAAGTTTGTCCCTAA